One segment of Anatilimnocola aggregata DNA contains the following:
- a CDS encoding HEAT repeat domain-containing protein — protein sequence MRVSSLRIAAVCGCCLAGCGTNVPAPVITPGPGTTVVESKTETSEMPEVQPTPQAQVTPTIKPRVTSLPPADPNDPVRQIAAKLVEPTGPGGWRISEAAALELERLGPDATARLLPLLGDKQLEVRRGAAFHLLSSFDPAIPLHVAAFTGLLADEDATIRGIGLQAVRQMNAADMSTAQPQLTAMLDPERETKVENRVAIVRLAGNLGTKGTAFTASLTKSATTDPDERVRSAAIFALTQVATPEQSLPTLRQALTDKQAAVRLVAAGRLRSLSTNAEPAAADLGNALADEDERVRTAASEALVRIGPTAQPALTKALESNNVNAKKLALACLSSLGPAAKPALPAIEKCQQDSDKDISEAAKVLAARLKG from the coding sequence ATGCGAGTTTCGAGCCTGCGTATTGCAGCTGTCTGCGGTTGTTGCCTGGCCGGTTGCGGCACGAATGTTCCTGCGCCTGTTATCACGCCGGGTCCAGGCACGACAGTTGTCGAATCCAAGACCGAAACAAGCGAGATGCCTGAGGTTCAGCCGACTCCGCAAGCACAGGTAACGCCGACGATCAAGCCACGGGTTACTTCACTTCCGCCGGCCGATCCCAACGATCCCGTCCGCCAGATCGCGGCGAAGCTGGTCGAACCAACGGGCCCCGGTGGCTGGCGAATCAGTGAAGCTGCCGCGCTGGAACTCGAACGACTCGGGCCCGATGCTACGGCGAGGTTGCTGCCGCTGTTGGGCGATAAGCAACTCGAAGTGCGGCGCGGCGCAGCGTTTCATTTGCTCAGTTCGTTCGACCCAGCGATTCCCCTGCACGTCGCGGCGTTCACCGGTTTGCTGGCCGATGAAGACGCGACCATTCGCGGCATTGGCCTGCAAGCAGTGCGGCAGATGAACGCAGCGGACATGAGCACCGCCCAGCCGCAACTGACGGCCATGCTCGATCCCGAGCGCGAAACCAAGGTCGAGAACCGCGTGGCCATTGTTCGCCTGGCGGGAAATCTCGGCACCAAAGGAACAGCGTTTACAGCAAGTTTGACGAAGTCGGCGACTACCGATCCCGACGAACGAGTTCGCTCGGCCGCAATCTTTGCCCTGACGCAGGTCGCGACTCCGGAACAGTCACTCCCCACCCTTCGGCAAGCCCTCACAGACAAACAAGCGGCCGTGCGACTGGTCGCTGCTGGCCGGTTGAGAAGTCTGTCTACCAATGCCGAACCTGCGGCAGCTGACTTGGGAAATGCCCTGGCCGATGAAGACGAGCGGGTGCGAACGGCTGCGTCCGAGGCGCTGGTTCGCATCGGGCCAACTGCTCAACCGGCGCTCACGAAGGCGTTGGAAAGCAACAACGTGAACGCGAAGAAGCTGGCCCTGGCTTGTCTCTCGAGTCTGGGGCCAGCTGCGAAACCAGCCTTGCCAGCCATCGAAAAGTGCCAGCAAGATTCCGATAAAGACATCAGCGAAGCTGCCAAAGTTCTAGCGGCAAGACTGAAGGGGTAA
- a CDS encoding UbiA-like polyprenyltransferase: MFATFRHLLGMIRFSHTIFALPFALLAAIMAWTTPVPAGVDVTIAFRWQHLLGILICMVGARSAAMAFNRLVDRHIDAANPRTQMRHIPAGLLSLPTVILFTLASSAIFFAGTLLFLPNWLPIVLSVPVLLFLLGYSYAKRFTSLAHFWLGIALMLAPVCAWIALRGEILLVQPRDILPAVMLGLVVLAWVAGFDIIYACQDADFDRQAKLRSVPARLGVAGALRLAAACHLVTLILLGLLPLLCPEIGLGWIYGSGVMAVALLLVYEHALVKPGDLTRVNVAFFNVNAIVSFGLFVVGTIDLLLH; the protein is encoded by the coding sequence ATGTTCGCCACCTTTCGCCATTTGCTGGGAATGATTCGGTTCAGCCATACCATTTTTGCGCTGCCGTTTGCACTGCTGGCCGCGATCATGGCGTGGACGACTCCGGTCCCGGCAGGCGTCGATGTGACGATCGCCTTTCGTTGGCAACATCTGCTCGGCATCTTGATCTGCATGGTCGGTGCCCGCAGCGCGGCGATGGCCTTTAACAGACTCGTCGATCGGCATATCGATGCGGCGAATCCGCGCACACAGATGCGGCATATTCCCGCAGGTCTTTTGTCGCTGCCGACGGTGATTCTGTTCACACTTGCGTCATCGGCCATCTTCTTCGCCGGCACGCTGCTGTTCCTACCCAATTGGCTACCGATCGTATTGTCTGTGCCGGTGTTGCTGTTTTTGCTGGGCTATAGCTATGCCAAGCGGTTCACCTCGCTGGCTCACTTCTGGCTCGGCATCGCGCTGATGCTCGCACCGGTTTGTGCTTGGATTGCTTTGCGGGGCGAGATCCTGCTGGTGCAGCCGCGCGATATTTTGCCGGCTGTAATGCTGGGGCTTGTCGTTTTGGCCTGGGTTGCTGGCTTCGATATCATTTATGCCTGTCAGGATGCCGATTTTGATCGGCAGGCCAAGTTGCGCAGCGTCCCCGCGCGGCTCGGCGTCGCCGGCGCACTGCGATTGGCAGCTGCGTGTCACCTGGTCACCCTGATCCTGCTCGGGCTCTTGCCCTTGCTCTGCCCGGAAATAGGGCTAGGTTGGATTTATGGCAGTGGTGTGATGGCGGTAGCCTTGCTGCTCGTTTACGAGCATGCCCTGGTCAAGCCGGGCGATTTGACGCGCGTGAATGTGGCGTTCTTCAACGTCAATGCGATCGTCAGTTTCGGCTTGTTCGTGGTCGGCACGATCGATCTGCTGCTGCACTAA
- a CDS encoding Flp family type IVb pilin: MDRLLLRLLLDEDGPTAVEYAVMLALIVGLCVGAITFLGTQTNGAFEDSQTKINAAIAGS, encoded by the coding sequence ATGGACCGATTGCTTCTCCGTTTGTTATTGGACGAGGATGGGCCGACTGCGGTTGAGTATGCCGTGATGCTGGCTCTCATAGTTGGGCTCTGTGTCGGCGCGATTACGTTCTTAGGAACGCAAACCAACGGGGCCTTTGAAGACAGCCAGACCAAGATCAACGCGGCCATTGCCGGAAGTTAA
- a CDS encoding HDOD domain-containing protein: protein MSATLSSLDRFAQQAEQLYSLPAVALEVLRLAGQPQVDPRQLKLCLESDPALAARILKVVNSSLFGLSRQVSDLQQALALLGLKPLKALLLGFSLPPELLRGIHAEALQHYWQHTLLKAVACRLLEQFVAKSDEEEAFIAGLLQDVGILALLQQLGENYATMYVQTRLCGGDLQAVEIPTLGFDHLSLSARMLMNWRLPPKLCQAVAVPPRERAVEHAPTPSRQLCQILHLGELLTRYVEQPHDAELAQLLEIGERYFELGPVRLHSVLTELGPHFESLAGVLAIELPSGPSSQELLQAAHRRLASITAEMVPELIQMQRAADEATALESVLQTTRDLQHLANHAARPVGEFKLGDHKSERRADGGSDFLHPSNSSPLRRTTPVASLAAAGQPARTAADPGLLGRLTSVLQTCRQNRSPLSLAILQLDHFADAQFVCGIEPTMVFLERFRRHLAEATGVLGPCLQLTSTRFALLWGDCSRSDALATLRNVHDQLPDWQDESLPPDAPRLSMSAGLATVSLPSRNFPPNDLVAAAQRCLDGALHSGGNTIKSIEL from the coding sequence ATGTCTGCTACGCTCAGCTCGCTCGATCGCTTTGCCCAACAGGCCGAGCAACTCTACTCGCTCCCCGCCGTCGCACTGGAAGTCTTGCGACTCGCGGGGCAGCCCCAAGTCGATCCACGGCAGCTCAAACTGTGCCTCGAAAGCGACCCGGCACTTGCGGCCCGCATTCTCAAGGTCGTGAATAGTTCCCTCTTCGGCCTCAGTCGCCAGGTCAGCGATCTGCAACAAGCGCTCGCACTCCTTGGTCTTAAGCCGCTCAAAGCACTGCTGCTTGGCTTCAGTTTGCCGCCGGAGTTGTTACGCGGCATCCATGCCGAAGCATTGCAACACTATTGGCAGCACACGTTGCTCAAGGCCGTTGCCTGCCGACTGCTCGAACAATTCGTTGCCAAGAGCGACGAAGAAGAAGCGTTCATTGCTGGCTTATTGCAAGACGTGGGGATCCTCGCCCTGCTGCAGCAGTTGGGCGAAAACTACGCGACCATGTATGTGCAGACGCGCCTCTGCGGCGGTGATTTGCAAGCAGTGGAGATTCCCACGCTTGGGTTCGACCACCTCTCCCTTAGCGCGCGAATGCTGATGAACTGGCGGCTGCCGCCGAAGCTGTGCCAAGCGGTTGCGGTACCGCCGCGCGAGCGGGCCGTCGAACATGCACCGACCCCTAGCCGGCAATTATGCCAGATTCTGCACTTAGGCGAATTGCTGACTCGCTACGTCGAACAACCTCACGACGCTGAACTCGCGCAACTGCTCGAAATTGGCGAGCGCTATTTCGAACTCGGGCCCGTGCGCTTGCATTCGGTGCTGACAGAACTTGGCCCCCATTTCGAATCGTTGGCTGGCGTGCTGGCGATTGAACTCCCTAGCGGACCAAGCTCGCAAGAATTACTGCAAGCAGCGCATCGACGGTTGGCTTCGATCACTGCCGAGATGGTGCCAGAGCTGATTCAAATGCAACGTGCGGCTGACGAAGCCACAGCGCTCGAATCGGTCCTGCAGACAACACGCGATTTGCAGCATCTTGCCAATCACGCTGCGCGGCCGGTCGGCGAATTCAAACTCGGCGACCACAAGAGCGAGCGGCGAGCCGATGGCGGCAGCGATTTTCTGCATCCCTCCAATAGTTCACCCTTGCGACGAACCACACCAGTCGCCTCATTGGCCGCAGCAGGCCAACCAGCACGCACAGCCGCCGATCCCGGTCTGCTGGGACGTTTGACAAGCGTGCTGCAGACTTGCCGGCAGAACCGCAGTCCGTTGTCGCTCGCGATCTTGCAGCTCGATCATTTTGCCGATGCTCAGTTCGTTTGCGGTATTGAACCCACCATGGTGTTCCTCGAACGATTTCGTCGCCATCTGGCCGAAGCGACCGGCGTTCTCGGCCCCTGCTTACAACTCACCAGCACGCGATTCGCGCTGCTCTGGGGAGACTGCTCGCGTAGCGATGCCCTGGCCACACTGCGCAACGTGCACGACCAATTGCCTGATTGGCAGGACGAGAGCCTGCCCCCCGATGCTCCACGTCTGAGCATGAGCGCGGGTCTCGCGACGGTGTCGCTCCCCAGTCGCAACTTTCCGCCGAACGATTTAGTTGCCGCGGCGCAGCGCTGCCTCGATGGCGCGCTACACTC